In Canis aureus isolate CA01 chromosome 6, VMU_Caureus_v.1.0, whole genome shotgun sequence, one genomic interval encodes:
- the STX6 gene encoding syntaxin-6 isoform X1, translating to MSMEDPFFVVKGEVQKAVNTAQGLFQRWTELLQDPSTATREEIDWTTNELRNNLRSIEWDLEDLDETISIVEANPRKFNLDATELSIRKTFITSTRQVVRDMKDQMSASSVQALAERKNRQALLGDSGGQNWSTGTTDKYGRLDRELQLANSHFIEEQQAQQQLIVEQQDEQLELVSGSIGVLKNMSQRIGGELEEQAVMLDDFSHELESTQSRLDNVMKKLAKVSHMTSGQKNILEGERNLPLEFSLFLSDFLRQVLNMQNWLGFSLESTEAFG from the exons AGAGGTACAGAAAGCAGTCAACACTGCCCAGGGATTATTTCAGAGATGGACAGAGCTCCTCCAAGATCCCTCTACAGCAACGAGGGAAGAAATCGACTGGACCACCAATGAGCTGAGAAACAATCTCCGGAGTATAGAATGGGATTTGGAGGACCTTGATGAGACCATCA GCATAGTTGAAGCAAACCCTAGAAAATTCAACCTCGATGCGACTGAATTGAGTATAAGAAAAACCTTCATCACAAGTACTCGGCAGGTTGTCAGG GACATGAAGGATCAGATGTCAGCTTCATCTGTGCAGGCATTAGCTGAACGAAAAAACAGACAG GCACTGCTAGGGGACAGCGGTGGCCAGAACTGGAGCACGGGGACAACAGACAAATACGGGCGCCTCGATCGTGAGCTCCAGCTAGCTAACTCCCATTTCATTGAGGAGCAGCAGGCACAGCAACAG TTGATCGTGGAACAGCAGGATGAGCAGTTGGAGCTGGTCTCTGGCAGCATTGGGGTGCTGAAGAACATGTCCCAGCGCATCGGAGGGGAGCTGGAGGAACAGGCAGT tATGTTGGATGATTTTTCTCATGAGTTGGAGAGCACTCAGTCTCGGCTGGACAACGTGATGAAGAAACTTGCAAAAGTATCTCACATGACCAGTG GGCAGAAAAATATACTGGAAGGGGAAAGAAACCTGCCATTAGAATTCTCTTTGTTCCTGTCTGACTTTTTGAGGCAGGTCTTGAACATGCAAAACTGGTTAGGCTTTTCCCTTGAGAGCACAGAAGCCTTTGGGTAG